The window GCGAAACATGCGATTTGTGAGCGTCGGCCTTGGGTACGGGACGCGTGACCAGCTTCGCGTGTCGGGAGAGTGGGGGCACCGGAACCTCTGGGGGCAGGGGAAGCAGGCGACGCTGCGGGGGATTGTGGCGTCGGAACTGTTCCCGGCGGACCTGGTGCGGACGAGACTGGAGGGCCGGTTCGTGGAGCCGTGGCTTTTCGGAACGCGCACCACCGGGACGGCGGATCTCTTCTACGAACGGCGTCGGGAGTCCTACCGGCAAGAGGAAACACTCCACCAACTGGAGTACGACCTGAGCCTCGTGAGCCTGGGCGTGAATGTGAACCGAAGGTTCTCACGCTTCACGCGATCATGGCTGACGCTGGAGAATGAGTGGGCGGATGTCGACGCGGACCCGGGGACGGAACCGCCCGACGACGCGCGCCCTGACCTCACGCGAACCCTGGCATCCACCGTGGAGAGGGATCGGCGCAACGACTACTTTCAGCCCGAGCGCGGGTTCCTGAACCGGGGCGCGGCGGAGGTTTCGGGTGGGCTCCTCGGCGGCGACAACGACTTCTGGAAGGCGCACATGGAGTCGGCATGGTATCGCAAGACGGGTGCCGTGGTGGCGGCCGCGCGCTTCCGGATCGGTTACGAGAAGTCGTTTGGGGACTCGAAGGAGATTCCGGATCGCGAGCGGTTCAAGCTGGGTGGATCGGCGACGGTTCGCGGCTATCGGGAGCAGGAGATCGGACCGGGCGACTTCGTCATTCTCGCGAATCTGGAAGTGCGTTTCCCGATGTTCTGGATCCTGCACGGCGGGCTCTTTCTGGACGGAGGAAATGCGTGGCAGAGTCCGGGGGATGTTCGTCTGCGCGACTTCCGCCTTGAAGATGCCGGGGACGACCCGCAGCGTTCGCTGGAGAACGCCTTCCGATACTCGGTTGGCGCCGGAGTTCGTATCCCGACGCCCGTGGGACCGGTACGATTGGATGTTGGCCGCAAGCTGAAGATCCTCCCCGTTCCCGAAGGCGGGGCGGAGGAGGATCGCTGGAGAGTACACATGAGTCTGGGACATCAGTTCTGACATGCGAGTGGATCCGCGAGTGATCCGGACGACCATGGTCTGGCTGGCGGGGCTGGTCCTTGCCTGCGTGTTCCTGTTTGCGGCGCTGCTGGAGTCGGGAGTTCTCACGCCGCGACTTCGTGCGCTGGTGAACCAGCGCCTGGGTGAGGTCAGCGGGCTGGTCGTGGATGTCGAGGCCTTCTACTGGCGACCGTGGAGCGGGGTCAGTGTCGTGGGACTCTCCGTCACCGCGCCGGGAGCGGAGGCGGACAGCGTGCGAGTCCCCGTGATCAGCGCGGATCGCGTGGAGGTGGGCTATCAGTTCGGCGGGCTTCTCAGGGGGCGCCTGCGGATTCAGAAGCTGAAGTTCTTCCGCCCGAAGGTCGACGCCGCCACGCTTGCGGTAGTGCTTTCCCCTGGCGATCAGAGCCGCGACGACACGGTTCCCGTCGACCCGGATGAGCATGGAGCGACCGGGTTCGGACTGCTCGTGAAGGACCTTCGTGTGATGGACGGCCTGGTGAGGGTCCCGGGTGGCGGCGAAGTGGCCGGGCTGCATTTCGTCGGTGCGCTGGACATGAGGGGGGACCGGCGAACGCTGGAGATCCTCACCGGGTCGGCGCGTCTTCGCCGCGGGGAGATCGACGAAGAACTGGTCTTCACCGGAGGCGTCGCCGTGGACGGGGGCGTTCTCCAGACCGACGGACTTCACCTGGAGGTGGCCGGCGGGAGAATCAGCGGACTCGGAAGTGTGGATGTCACGGGCAAGCGGTCCGGGAAGCTCCACCTGACCGGAGTGGGGATTGCGCTGGACCGCGTGGTGGGGTGGTTCGCTCTGGAACACCCGCAACTGTCGGGGTCGGTGGACATCGATCTGGTGACGACGGGCCGGATGGACTCGCTGCTCGTGGTGGGGCGCATGCGTGGCAAGCAGGAGAATCGCCCGGAGCGAAAGCTCGACCTCACGGCACAGTTCACCAACGGATCCGCGCAGGTGACGGCGCTTCGTCTGGCAGTCGGGGAGTCCGTCGTGGAAGCGCAGGGCACCGTGCAGCCGGGAACGGATCTTCGGGTAGAGGGGGTCGCGACATTTCGGTCGATGGATCCGTCCGAAGTGCTGGCCACGCCCATCGAACGCCAGACGGTTCTCGGCGGGACGGTCCGGTTCGAAGGGACGGGACTCACGCGCACCAGTTTTCTGGGGATCGCGGAGGTGGAGATCGGTCCCGGGGTGGTCTTCGGCCTTCCGGTGGACGCCGGGTCGGCACTGTTCTCCGCATCAGACGGGGAGCTGACTCTTCGCGGGGCGCGCGTTGTTCGCGGGGGGACGGAGCTGAACTGCGTGGGTTCAGTGGACGCGCTTGACCGGCTGGCATTCGAAGTCGGCGGAAGCCTGGCGGGGCTCTCCGACTTCGGAGAGGTCTTTGGCGGTCTGCCCCCCGATGCGCTGCGCGGGGAGGCCTCGGTGGAAGTGAGACTTGTCGGGCCGCTGGCGGAACCGGCGCTGGAAGGCGTGTTGCACTTCGAAGACGCGTCGCTCTTCGGCGTTCACGCGGACACGCTCGACCTCGGCGTGGAGTCGGAGCGGCTGTCTGAGAATGCGGAGTTCCGGCTGCGCCTGTCGGGTTCCGGCCTGGGCTATGGCGGCGTGACCCTCGACTCGGGAAGCGCGGATGTTCTCGCGCGGGCGGGGAGCGCCGAGATTTCCATGCTCGGGTTTTCCGCCGGAGAGCGTGGGCGCATTGATCTGTCGGGGCGGGTGGACTGGGACCCGGAGGGAACGGTTGCCGGGCGTTTCGATCGGCTGGACGCCGTGTCCGCGGACCGTGCGAAGACCTGGGCGAACGACGGGCCCATCTCCTTCGGACACACCCCGGCCGGGTGGTCGGTGACCGGAGTGAACCTGTCGAGCGGGCCGGGAAGAGTTCGCGCGGACCTGACGGTTCCGGGAGGCGGGGGCGTCGTGATGGAGGCGAAGGGGACGGAGATCGAGCTGGGGGATGTCGCCCCCTTCCTTCTTCTTCCGGAACCGCTGACCGGGCGTCTGGAGTTCGGCGTGAGAATGGGCAACGCGGACGGCGAAGCCGATCTGGAGATCGACCTGGATCTTCAGGATGGAGCCTACGGAGCGGACGCTCTGGAGCAGCTCCGCGGTCGCGTTTCCATGAATGCGGGGCGTGTGGAGTTTCATGGCGTCGAGATCCGGGCCGGGTTTGCAGAGGCGTCGGTTGCGGGTGCGGCGCGGCGCATCGGCGAGGCGGAGAGTGCGCCGGACGGCGGGTGGATTCACGGCGGGCAATGGGAGATGGACTCTCTGCGGGTGGAGGTGGAGTTGCCGGACCTCGACCGCCTTCAGGAGATCATTCCGCGATTCCCTTCGCCCGGAGGCAGCGGATGGGCACGCGCCGTCATCAGCGGAACTTCCGACTCTCCGCGAGCGGACATTGCGCTGAGGGTAGAGGACGGAACATTCGGCGGAGAGGCCATGCCGCGGCTGGAGGCGGAGGGGACGCTTCTGGATGGAGTGCTGTCGCTGGGACGCGCGCGCGCGGAAGTCGGCGGAGGGGTGGTGACCGCGACAGGCAGCCTGCCTCTTCA of the Gemmatimonadota bacterium genome contains:
- a CDS encoding translocation/assembly module TamB domain-containing protein, with translation MIRTTMVWLAGLVLACVFLFAALLESGVLTPRLRALVNQRLGEVSGLVVDVEAFYWRPWSGVSVVGLSVTAPGAEADSVRVPVISADRVEVGYQFGGLLRGRLRIQKLKFFRPKVDAATLAVVLSPGDQSRDDTVPVDPDEHGATGFGLLVKDLRVMDGLVRVPGGGEVAGLHFVGALDMRGDRRTLEILTGSARLRRGEIDEELVFTGGVAVDGGVLQTDGLHLEVAGGRISGLGSVDVTGKRSGKLHLTGVGIALDRVVGWFALEHPQLSGSVDIDLVTTGRMDSLLVVGRMRGKQENRPERKLDLTAQFTNGSAQVTALRLAVGESVVEAQGTVQPGTDLRVEGVATFRSMDPSEVLATPIERQTVLGGTVRFEGTGLTRTSFLGIAEVEIGPGVVFGLPVDAGSALFSASDGELTLRGARVVRGGTELNCVGSVDALDRLAFEVGGSLAGLSDFGEVFGGLPPDALRGEASVEVRLVGPLAEPALEGVLHFEDASLFGVHADTLDLGVESERLSENAEFRLRLSGSGLGYGGVTLDSGSADVLARAGSAEISMLGFSAGERGRIDLSGRVDWDPEGTVAGRFDRLDAVSADRAKTWANDGPISFGHTPAGWSVTGVNLSSGPGRVRADLTVPGGGGVVMEAKGTEIELGDVAPFLLLPEPLTGRLEFGVRMGNADGEADLEIDLDLQDGAYGADALEQLRGRVSMNAGRVEFHGVEIRAGFAEASVAGAARRIGEAESAPDGGWIHGGQWEMDSLRVEVELPDLDRLQEIIPRFPSPGGSGWARAVISGTSDSPRADIALRVEDGTFGGEAMPRLEAEGTLLDGVLSLGRARAEVGGGVVTATGSLPLHWRPLEGGPKLPPDGDLAIDATVDGASLGAWSVLLKELAGATGPTRGTATLRGTPSAPELRGAFVMNDGTAPVPELADPVKITRAEVEVTETGVEFRKMEFHDGRGGEGTAIGTVPLEGLRPQGYEFGVRLKDFHYRGHPGVTGTGSGSIRITPKRTRDDREIPFIEGHLDMSALNVSEELWMPDPAIMTAPEGVNVPAPEGEEDADLGFTRAMVLADVTFSGDRNLWLKSADGTVEGSGEVRLRATEDFVGLTGQLRSLRGKYLLFNTELDVDRAEIEFTDPADIEASYVDCVVHTTVLDEEVEIHISGTLGSPQIESTSDSGYTETEIYQLLALRIKRDQPKEEAAPVGGFTGALFQSWGASLANRFGRDILREVGIDVFEIDMGDVPEVGVGKYIGPGFFVRYTQQVSGSGEGLAEDVARERLETPERRLLLEYRLSEMFLLQGETGTIEGDGYLNVDLKAEWGY
- a CDS encoding BamA/TamA family outer membrane protein, with amino-acid sequence RNMRFVSVGLGYGTRDQLRVSGEWGHRNLWGQGKQATLRGIVASELFPADLVRTRLEGRFVEPWLFGTRTTGTADLFYERRRESYRQEETLHQLEYDLSLVSLGVNVNRRFSRFTRSWLTLENEWADVDADPGTEPPDDARPDLTRTLASTVERDRRNDYFQPERGFLNRGAAEVSGGLLGGDNDFWKAHMESAWYRKTGAVVAAARFRIGYEKSFGDSKEIPDRERFKLGGSATVRGYREQEIGPGDFVILANLEVRFPMFWILHGGLFLDGGNAWQSPGDVRLRDFRLEDAGDDPQRSLENAFRYSVGAGVRIPTPVGPVRLDVGRKLKILPVPEGGAEEDRWRVHMSLGHQF